GGCGCCCGTCTTCAGCGCCAGTGCCGCGGCGGCCAGGTGTCCGGGCGTACCGGTCCCGGACGAGGCGTAGTTAAAGCCCGACGGACGCTGTTTGCTTTGGGCGATCATCTCCTGGACGGTGTTGAAGGTCGCCGTGGGGTGCGCGGACAGGACCAGCGGCGAATCGCCCACCAGGACCACGGGCAGCAGGTTTTCCGGCTTGTAGTTCAGCGTGGTGGAGAGCAGCGGGGTAACGATGATTTCGCCGGTTTGTCCCAGCAGCAGGATGCTGCCGTCCGCGGGGGCGTCGGCGACGTAGCGGGCACCGATGGCGCCGCTCGCGCCAGGGCGGTTCTCGACGATAAAGGTCTGGCCCAGCCGGGAAGTCAATTTTTCCGCGATCAGGCGCGCGAAGACGTCGCCGGAGCCGCCCGGCGCGTAGGGAACGATGATGCGGACGGTCTTGTCCGGATAGGCGGCCTGCGCCGCGGCGGGCATGCCCAGGATCGCGGCGGCGCAGAACGCGGCCGCCAGAAAGTGGCGCCTGGCCCGGGGGAATGGCTTCATGGCTTGTCTCCTGCGAGGGGCCGCTAGCCGGCGGCCTCAAGGGTCGTGTAAGAAGGGGTTCATCGTTCCCCGCGATCGGACCGCACGTTCGCCCCACCGCCGGGAATTCAAGAATCGATTTTTATATATTTTTGCATACAAAAATATGTGGAACAAACGGTCCGGTCTATCGCTGCCGCAGCGCGCTGCGGCGGGGCGGGCGGTGGCCCCCGATCCCGAAGCACGATAGCGGTATCATCATCGGTTCGCGGCGTATCGGCTGCGCGACCCGCCGGCATGGCGGCGCCCGGCCTCCGGATCGCAAAAGAATCAAAGGAGAGAGAACGTGAACAGCCCCATTACCGGTGAAATCCTCATCGGCCAGCGCGCCGTCGATAACGGCCAGCGGACGCTGAAGGCAGTGAACCCGGCCACCGGCGAAACGCTGGCGCCCGATTTCGCCCAGGCGGGCCCCGCCGAGGTCGAGCAGGCCTGCGCGCTGGCGTGGGCCGCCTTCGACGCCTACCGTGAAACCTCGCTGGAAGACCGTGCCCGCTTCCTGGAAGCCATCGGCGAGCAGATCATGCAGGCGGGCCAGCCGCTGATCGATCGCGCGGTGGCCGAAACCGCGCTGCCGCCGGCGCGCATCGAAGGCGAACGTGCCCGCACGGTCGGGCAGTTGCGGTTGTTCGCGCAAGTCGTGCGCGCCGGGGAATTCCTGGACGTGCGCGTGGATCCGGCGATGCCTGACCGCCAGCCCCTGCCGCGCCCCGATCTCCGCCTGCGCAATATCGCGCTGGGGCCGGTCGCGGTGTTCGGCGCCAGCAATTTCCCGCTGGCATTCTCCGTGGCGGGCGGCGACACCGCTTCCGCCTTGGCGGCGGGCTGCCCCGTCGTGGTCAAGGGCCATCCCGCGCATCCCGGCACCGGCGAACTGGTAGGCCGCGCCATCCAGGCCGCGGCGCGCGAATGCGGTATGCCCGAAGGCGTGTTTTCGCTGTTGCTGGGCGGTATCGAAACGGGCGCGGCGCTGGTCCGGGACGAGCGCGTCAAGGCGGTGGGGTTCACCGGTTCGCGGGGCGGCGGTCTGGCGCTGGTCGACATCGCGTCCAAGCGGCGCGAACCCATCCCGGTCTTCGCCGAAATGAGCAGCATCAATCCGGTTTTCCTGTTCCCGGCTGCGCTGGCCGCACGCGCCGCCGACCTGGGCAAGGCGTTCGTCGGCTCCCTGACCATGGGCGCGGGGCAGTTCTGCACCAACCCCGGCATCGTGGTCGCCCTGGAAAGCCCGGACCTGGATCGCTTCCTGAAGGCTGCCGACGAGGCGTTGTCCGCGCACGTTCCCAGCGCGATGCTTACGCCCGGTATCCATGGCGCGTATGAGAAAGGCGTGCAGGCGCTGGAAAAGGCCGAGGGCGTGCAGGTATGTGCTCGCGGCGGCGCCGGCGAAGGCCCGAACCGTGGCCGCGCGGCGCTGTTTTCGACGTCCATCGGCAACTTCCTCGCGCAGGACGCGTTGCAGCACGAGGTCTTCGGCGCATCGAGCATGGTGGTGCGCTGCAAGTCGATCGACGATATGCGCCAGGTCGCCGAACGCATCGAGGGCCAATTGACCGTCACCCTGCATCTGGAAGAGGCGGACTACGAATTGGCGCGATCGCTGGTGCCGGTCCTGGAACGCAAGGCCGGCCGCATCCTGGCCAACGGCTGGCCGACCGGCGTGGAAGTGGCGCATGCCATGGTGCATGGCGGGCCGTTCCCGGCCACATCCGATAGCCGGTTTACGTCGGTCGGCACGCTGGCGATCCGCCGCTTCCTGCGGCCCGTCAGCTATCAGGCCCTGCCCGCGCAACTGCTGCCGGAGTCGCTGCGCCCGGAAAACCTGGCACGGATTCCCCGTCTGGAAGACGGCAAGCGCCTGTTGCCCTAAGCAGGAAAGGGCGTCCCGCCTGCGCCGCGCGGATCGCGCGCGGCGGGTAATGACGGCCCGCCGGCCGCGAAGTCCCGCGACGTTTCTCGCTGGGCGCGCGGCCGGTCAGTGCGTGCCGGCGGCGCCCTGGTCCACTTTGTCGGGCCAGTCCGCCAGGGCGGGGGCCGAGGTTTCCACCCCTGGCCGTGCTGCCCGGACGGGGGCGCCAGGGTGGGCGATGTGCGAGTCGGCCGGTGCCGGCGCCACTATCGCCGCCGGCGCTGGCGACGTTGCCTTGGCGGGACGCGCGCCGCGCAGTCGCGCCGTCAGATCCGTATCCGGTCGCGCCATCGGGCGGCTCGATCCGCTTATCGGGTGCGCCGAATCCGATGCGGAATGCGGGGGCACGGCGGCCGCCGCGTTTGCCGGCGGCCCGCTGACCGGCGGGGGCGACGCAGCCGATCCATTCGATCCATTCACATTCGACCCGTTCGATGCATTCGAGCCGTTCGACGTTTTCGATCCATTCGGGCCGTCCGGCCCGCTGTCGGCATGTGCCGCGTTGGCGCGCGCGGCCTGGACGCGCAGGCGGCGGATCTGTTCGTCCAGCGGCTGCAAACGGGCACCCGTGGTGTAGACGAAGCGCTCCATGACGATGTGTCCATCCGCATGTCCGCTATATCCCAGGTAGACGCCCAGCGTGGCCTGGTGGTCCAGATTGCGGTATTCGATGTTGCCGAAGGGCGTCGGCACCTGCAGGCGGGGAAAGGCGGCAGCCAGCGCCTCGCGGTCCGCCGAACCGGCCCGCTTCAATCCTTCGGCGATCGAGCGCAGCGCGGAATAGCCGAGTACCGCCGCCATGCCGGGCGCGTCGCCGTACCGGTCGCGATAGGCCTGCACGAAAGCCTGGTTTTCCGGTGTGTCGACCGTATCGCGAGGGTAGCCCGTGATGATCCACCCGTCGGGCAGCATGCTGCCCGGCGACGGTGCATCGGGCATCGCCGCATCGGTATCGTTCAGGGCATCCAGGTTTTCCGGGTCTCCCAGCGACAGCGACACCACGCCCACGCCATCGAACAGATGCGCGGCCAGTCCGGCGCGCGCCAGGCTTGCCAGTTGGGCGCCGGTCAGCGTATTGAAGATCGCCTCGGGTCGCGCGGCGCTCAGTGCCGCCACCGTGGCCGCCGCGTCGAACTTGCCGGCGGGGACGGCCAGCTCGTCGACGAATTCGGTCTTGGATTGGAAGGTCTTCACCAGGCCTTTGAAGGCCTCCGCCACGGCGCGATCCGATTCGGTGTCCTGGTAGACCAGCGCCCAGCGCAGTTTGCGCAGCCCCAGCGCCTTGGGCGCGACGGCCGCGGCCTGCATCCAGGCGGCCGGCCGCAGGCGGAAGGTATAGCGGTTGCCTTCCTGCCACGTCAGCCGTTGTGTCAACGGCGCGACCGCCAGATACAGGACCTTGCCGCTATCCGCGTAACGGGATAGTGCCATGCCCACTTCGGACGAATAACCGCCGAACAGGGCGACCACGCCGTCCTTTTCCACCAGCGTCTGGGCCGCTCGCACGGCCTCGTCGGGATCGCCATGGTCTTCGCGCGAGCGGATCTCCAGCTTGCGCCCCAGCACGCCGCCTTCCGCGTTGATTTGCGCCAGCGCCAGCATCCAGCCACGCCGATAGGGCTCGGAAAAGCCGGGCAGCGTCTTGCATGTGTTGATTTCGCCGATGCGCAGCGCAGGCGGGACGGGCGGTGCCGCGGCCGTGCGGGACGGCTTGGCCGCGCCGGCGGCCAGGACAGGCGCGGCATGCGCGAACAACACGCAGGCTGCGAGCAGGATGGCGCAGCCTGCGAGGACGCGCGCCGCGCGCGGCAGCAGCCGGCCGCACCAGGCGGCACGGCGAAAAAAAACCGACATCGCTGTCGGCTTTTCTTCCTGGAAACCCGGGGTCATCTCGGCGTGCTCGATAGTAATCCGCATGGCGGCGGGCGCGTCGCGCGATGGGCCCGGCGGCTCTTACTTGAGCTTGGTTTCCTTGTAGTCCACATGCTTGCGCGCGACCGGATCAAATTTCTTGATCAGCATTTTTTCCGGCATCGTGCGCTTGTTCTTGGTCGTGGTGTAGAAGTGTCCCGTGCCGGCGGTCGATTCAAGCTTGATCTTTTCGCGGGTGCCTTTGGAAGCCATGTCGTACTCCTGGATAGTCTGGGGGCGGGGCTAGCTTAGATCGAGTCGCCGCGCGCGCGCATTTCGGCCAGAACGGCGTCAATGCCCTTCTTGTCGATGGTGCGCAGGGCCTTGGTGCTGACACGCAAGGTGATCCAGCGGTTTTCGCTTTCCACGAAGAAACGACGCGATTGCAGATTGGGCAGGAAACGACGCTTGGTCTTGTTGTTCGCGTGGGAAACGTTGTTGCCCACCATCGGGCGCTTGCCCGTTACTTGGCATACGCGTGCCATGAATTGCACCTCGGAAATTCAATGCTTGCCGCGTATGGGTCGGAAGACGGGAGCCTATAGCCGCCGGCGGATGCCGGCCATCCCGTGGTTCCAGGATGCGGACCGTTGCCAAGGTACCCGACTGGATGGTTTTGCCATCACGCTGTCGTTCCGTACCTGAAGCATTCGGCCTCAGTGCTTGTGCCCGCCGCCCCCTCCAATTACGCATCGGCGGGGTGGAAGTGCCCGGCTACAAAGCATAGTAGCTGGCACGGGTAAATGTGTAAGCCTGCGATTCTACTACGAAAAAAGCCGGCGAATCAAGCAGGGGTGCGGGCAACGCGTCCAGCCAGCCACGAGAGGCAGGCGCAGGCGGCCAGTACGCCCGTGAGCGGCAGCGGTGTATTGTCTTGCCACAGGCTGACGCACAGGCCCGCCAGGGCGCCGCAGGACAACTGCAGCGTGCCCAGCAGCGCCGAGGCCACGCCCAGCCGCTTGCCCTGTTCGGACAGCGCCAGGGCGGCCGAATTCGGATTCACGAATCCCTGGCTGCTCATGTAGCCGATCAGGCAGATCATCAGCAGCGGCAGGGTCATCCAGCCCGCCAGCGTCAGCAGCACACCCGCCAGGCTGGCCAGCGCCAGGGTAACCAGGGCGCGGCGTTGCAGGACGCGCGGCGGCAGGCGGCGCAGCAGGCGGGCGCTGACCTGCGAGCCGGCGATCAGGCCGGCCGCGTTCAGCCCGAATAGCAGCCCGTAGTGCTGCGGATCCACGCCGTAGAGCTCGATGAACACGCGGGGCGATCCGACGATGTAGGCGAACATGCCGGCCTGCCCCAGCCCGCCGGCCAGGCTGTGCGCCATGAATCCGCGGTGGCGCAACAGTTCTCCGTAATTGCGCGCGATGGTGCGCCAGTGCAGATGAACGACGCGATCCGGCGGCAGCGATTCCTTCATGATGAAAAGCATGGCCGCCATCAGCGCCACGCCGGCCGCCAGCATCAGGCCGAAGATGCCGCGCCAGCCCGTCAGCAGCAGCAATTGGCCGCCGATCAGCGGCGCGAGTATGGGCGCCAGGCCCATGATCAGCAGCAGCAGCGACATGGCGCGGGCCGCTTCCTGGGTTTCGTAGTGATCGCGTATCACCGCGCGCGGGATGACGATGCCCGCCGCGCCGCCGAGCGCCTGCGCCGCGCGCCATGCCGTCAGGCTTTGGATGTCGACGGCCAGTGCGCATCCCAGCGAGGCGACGACGTAAAGCGACAGCCCGACCAGCAGCGGCGGCTTGCGTCCGTAGCGGTCGGCCAGCGGGCCGTAGAAAACCTGCGCCGCGGCCAGCCCCACCAGATAGGCGGCCATGGTGCGTTCGACGTCGCCCTGGCCGACGTTCAGGCCCGCCGCGATGGCCGGAAACGCCGGCAGGTACAGGTCGATCGAAAAAGGCCCGATCGCGGTAAGGGCGCCCATCAGGATGAGCCAGCCGGGCAGGCCGCGGGTCGGTAGGTAGGTCGGCATTGATTGACGTTTGCCTGAATGGCGGAGGCGCGGAAGGGATATTTCGGATATACCGCAGCCAAAATGTAACATGTGGAGATGCGGTTCAAATCGGAAACAAATTCCGATAAAGTCCCCGGGTTCTTTCTTGCGAGGTTTACTGTCGTGAATCCTGTGCTGTCTGCGGTGGAACGCAAACTGGAGTCCGTTTCGATCCCGGTCCAACTGGAAATGCCCGATGGCACCAAGGTAGGGTCGCCCAATCCCAAGGTGAAGTTCACCGCCCGCAGCAAGGCTGCCCTGGCGCATCTGGCGGCCGGCGAAGTGGGTGTCCTGGGCCAGGATTATGTGGAAGGGCTGGTGGACATACAGGGCAATATGCACGACGTCATGGCGGCAGCGGCCCAGCTGCTACCGGATTCCCCCGTGCAGGGCGAACAGGGCGGGTGGCTGCAGGCGCTGATGCGCCGCATGGTGTCCGTGCAGCGGCATTCGGTCGAACGCGACGCCAAGCAGATCGAATTCCACTACGACCTTTCCGACGACTTCTATGCGCTGTGGCTGGATCCCCGCCGGGTTTATTCGTGCGCGTACTACCGCACGCCCGACATGACGCTGGCGCAGGCACAGGAAGCCAAGCTGGACCATATCTGCCGCAAGCTGCGCCTGGCGCCGGGCGAACGCTATCTGGACGTGGGCGCGGGCTGGGGCGGGCTGCTGCTCTGGGCGGCGGAGAACTACGGTGTCGACGCCACCGGCATTACGCTGTCGCGCAACCAGCACGCGCACGTCAACCGGCTGATCCAGGAAAAAGGATTGCAAGGCCGCGTGCGCATGGAGCTGCTGGACTACCGCAAACTCGACGAAAGCAAGCCGTACGACAAGATTTCATCGGTGGGGATGTTCGAACACGTGGGCCGCGCGCAACTGCCGGACTACTTTGCCAAGCTGCGGCGCCTGCTGCGCCCGGGCGGGCTGATCATGAACCACGGCATCACCGCCGGTGGCGTGCACAACGCGCAGCTGGGCAGCGGCATGGGCGACTTCATCGAGAAGTACATCTTCCCTGGCGGCGAGCTCACGCACATCAGCCACGTGCTGGGCGCGATGGCCGAAGGCGGCCTGGAAGCGACCGACGTCGAGAATCTGCGGCCGCACTATGCCCGCACCCTGTGGGCCTGGAGCGACAGCCTGGAAAGCCAGCTCGACGCCGCCGCCAGGATATTGACGGGCGAGCAGGGCGCGAAGTCGCTGCGCGCCTATCGGCTTTACCTGGCCGGTTGCGCCATGGCCTTCGAGCATGGGTGGATCGCCCTGCACCAGGTGCTCGGCCAACGCCTGGCCACCGGCCGTGCGGATGAGCTCGACCATCCGGCTGACCTGGCCTACCCCTGGCGCCGGGATTACATCTACGCCGGTACGCCCGCCTGACGCCAATCAAACGGCATGCGCGGCAACCGTATTACCATAGGCCGTAATGCGTCCCGTCGCCCGTGCGACATCTCCGGAACGCCGCCCCAGCGCGGCGTTCTGTCTTCCCTTACATGGAACCTCCATGCCCATTCTTCATGTCCACGTCTTGTCCGGATGGTCCGCGGACAGGAAGTCATCGCTGCTGAAAGGGGCCACGCAGGCCGTCGTCGAGAGCCTGGGCGCGCCGCTGCGCAGCGTGCGCATCATGCTGCATGAAATCGCACCGGAACACATCATCGTCGGCGGCGAAGTCGGCAGGCAGTCGGTGGTGTTCCACGTGCACCTGATCGTCGGGCGCACGGAAGCGCAGAAGAATGCCCTGTACCAGGCCCTGAACGGTGCCGCCTGCGCGGCGCTGGGCGTATCGGGCGAGGACGTCCGCGTCCTGCTGGACGACATACCGAATACCGACATGGGCATGGCCAACGGCGTCAGCGCCAAGGCGGCCGGCCGCTAGGCCGCGCCGCATCGCGGCGGCCGCGCTGGAATCCAGTCCCTCGTCATCCGACCATTGCTGTCATGCGGCGCTGCGGCGCGGGTGGCGGCGCTCACAGGAGAGCCATCATGAAAGAAATCATCATTGCCGCCGGCGCGCGGACCGCGGTGGGAACCTTTGGCGGGGCGCTCAAGGACGTGCCGCCCATCGACCTGGGCAGCACGGCCATCCGTGAAGCGCTGGCGCGCGCCGGCGTGGACGGCGCGGAAGTGGGCCACGTCGCCGTCGGGCA
Above is a genomic segment from Bordetella genomosp. 11 containing:
- a CDS encoding Bug family tripartite tricarboxylate transporter substrate binding protein, whose protein sequence is MKPFPRARRHFLAAAFCAAAILGMPAAAQAAYPDKTVRIIVPYAPGGSGDVFARLIAEKLTSRLGQTFIVENRPGASGAIGARYVADAPADGSILLLGQTGEIIVTPLLSTTLNYKPENLLPVVLVGDSPLVLSAHPTATFNTVQEMIAQSKQRPSGFNYASSGTGTPGHLAAAALALKTGAKLTHVPYKGGGAALSDLLGNHVDMFFSGAPGVLPHFKSGTLKPIAVSTLERSPALPKVPTVAESGLPGFSFSLWGGLFAPKGTPADVIQKLNTEVNAIIADPQTRERLEAEGAVVKPNSVEQFTQFLGAERARYQEIIKETGVKLD
- a CDS encoding aldehyde dehydrogenase (NADP(+)); amino-acid sequence: MNSPITGEILIGQRAVDNGQRTLKAVNPATGETLAPDFAQAGPAEVEQACALAWAAFDAYRETSLEDRARFLEAIGEQIMQAGQPLIDRAVAETALPPARIEGERARTVGQLRLFAQVVRAGEFLDVRVDPAMPDRQPLPRPDLRLRNIALGPVAVFGASNFPLAFSVAGGDTASALAAGCPVVVKGHPAHPGTGELVGRAIQAAARECGMPEGVFSLLLGGIETGAALVRDERVKAVGFTGSRGGGLALVDIASKRREPIPVFAEMSSINPVFLFPAALAARAADLGKAFVGSLTMGAGQFCTNPGIVVALESPDLDRFLKAADEALSAHVPSAMLTPGIHGAYEKGVQALEKAEGVQVCARGGAGEGPNRGRAALFSTSIGNFLAQDALQHEVFGASSMVVRCKSIDDMRQVAERIEGQLTVTLHLEEADYELARSLVPVLERKAGRILANGWPTGVEVAHAMVHGGPFPATSDSRFTSVGTLAIRRFLRPVSYQALPAQLLPESLRPENLARIPRLEDGKRLLP
- a CDS encoding ABC transporter substrate-binding protein, which produces MRITIEHAEMTPGFQEEKPTAMSVFFRRAAWCGRLLPRAARVLAGCAILLAACVLFAHAAPVLAAGAAKPSRTAAAPPVPPALRIGEINTCKTLPGFSEPYRRGWMLALAQINAEGGVLGRKLEIRSREDHGDPDEAVRAAQTLVEKDGVVALFGGYSSEVGMALSRYADSGKVLYLAVAPLTQRLTWQEGNRYTFRLRPAAWMQAAAVAPKALGLRKLRWALVYQDTESDRAVAEAFKGLVKTFQSKTEFVDELAVPAGKFDAAATVAALSAARPEAIFNTLTGAQLASLARAGLAAHLFDGVGVVSLSLGDPENLDALNDTDAAMPDAPSPGSMLPDGWIITGYPRDTVDTPENQAFVQAYRDRYGDAPGMAAVLGYSALRSIAEGLKRAGSADREALAAAFPRLQVPTPFGNIEYRNLDHQATLGVYLGYSGHADGHIVMERFVYTTGARLQPLDEQIRRLRVQAARANAAHADSGPDGPNGSKTSNGSNASNGSNVNGSNGSAASPPPVSGPPANAAAAVPPHSASDSAHPISGSSRPMARPDTDLTARLRGARPAKATSPAPAAIVAPAPADSHIAHPGAPVRAARPGVETSAPALADWPDKVDQGAAGTH
- the rpmG gene encoding 50S ribosomal protein L33, translated to MASKGTREKIKLESTAGTGHFYTTTKNKRTMPEKMLIKKFDPVARKHVDYKETKLK
- the rpmB gene encoding 50S ribosomal protein L28, with translation MARVCQVTGKRPMVGNNVSHANNKTKRRFLPNLQSRRFFVESENRWITLRVSTKALRTIDKKGIDAVLAEMRARGDSI
- a CDS encoding Bcr/CflA family multidrug efflux MFS transporter, with the protein product MPTYLPTRGLPGWLILMGALTAIGPFSIDLYLPAFPAIAAGLNVGQGDVERTMAAYLVGLAAAQVFYGPLADRYGRKPPLLVGLSLYVVASLGCALAVDIQSLTAWRAAQALGGAAGIVIPRAVIRDHYETQEAARAMSLLLLIMGLAPILAPLIGGQLLLLTGWRGIFGLMLAAGVALMAAMLFIMKESLPPDRVVHLHWRTIARNYGELLRHRGFMAHSLAGGLGQAGMFAYIVGSPRVFIELYGVDPQHYGLLFGLNAAGLIAGSQVSARLLRRLPPRVLQRRALVTLALASLAGVLLTLAGWMTLPLLMICLIGYMSSQGFVNPNSAALALSEQGKRLGVASALLGTLQLSCGALAGLCVSLWQDNTPLPLTGVLAACACLSWLAGRVARTPA
- a CDS encoding class I SAM-dependent methyltransferase — protein: MNPVLSAVERKLESVSIPVQLEMPDGTKVGSPNPKVKFTARSKAALAHLAAGEVGVLGQDYVEGLVDIQGNMHDVMAAAAQLLPDSPVQGEQGGWLQALMRRMVSVQRHSVERDAKQIEFHYDLSDDFYALWLDPRRVYSCAYYRTPDMTLAQAQEAKLDHICRKLRLAPGERYLDVGAGWGGLLLWAAENYGVDATGITLSRNQHAHVNRLIQEKGLQGRVRMELLDYRKLDESKPYDKISSVGMFEHVGRAQLPDYFAKLRRLLRPGGLIMNHGITAGGVHNAQLGSGMGDFIEKYIFPGGELTHISHVLGAMAEGGLEATDVENLRPHYARTLWAWSDSLESQLDAAARILTGEQGAKSLRAYRLYLAGCAMAFEHGWIALHQVLGQRLATGRADELDHPADLAYPWRRDYIYAGTPA
- a CDS encoding tautomerase family protein, with translation MPILHVHVLSGWSADRKSSLLKGATQAVVESLGAPLRSVRIMLHEIAPEHIIVGGEVGRQSVVFHVHLIVGRTEAQKNALYQALNGAACAALGVSGEDVRVLLDDIPNTDMGMANGVSAKAAGR